From the genome of Deltaproteobacteria bacterium, one region includes:
- the ligA gene encoding NAD-dependent DNA ligase LigA gives MPPRATPPHEEIASLRREIEHHNRLYYGHDAPELTDAEYDALFRRLQELEAGHPELRSADSPTQRVGATPAERFKPVRHTTPMLSLANAMAEEDVREFEGRVRRILELADDAEVGYVAEPKLDGLAIELVYEHGRLVVGSTRGDGTTGEDVTVNLKTIPTVPHRLERASAQAPKIPARLEVRGEIILPRAGFQKLNAERAERGEPIFANPRNAAAGSLRQLDPAITASRPLEIFCHSAGAIDGASFATHWDLLGALAQWGLQTNPLNRRCPDLATALSQYATLVATRDTLPYEIDGMVLKVDDLRRQEILGQVSRSPRWAIAYKFKAQQAETRVLDIVASVGRLGTLTPVAELEPVVVGGVTIRNASLHNMDEIERKDVRKGDTVVIERAGDVIPYVVRVVKEQRVGRPRKFKMPVTCPVAGCGGHVVREEGEAAYRCINAACPAQLKSRLRHFASRGAMDIDGLGEKLVDQLVEQELVRDFADLYRIETATFAGLERMAEKSATNLTNAIAASTRPELDRFLYALGIRHVGEHLARVLAGHFRDVRAVLAADEATLLEVQGIGPEVAKSVRAFADDPKNAAVVAHLLDAGVVPRAPAAPSGALAGKTFVLTGGLASLTRGEAENRILRAGGRVSGSVGKTTSYVVAGADPGSKLAKAKKLDVPILDEAAFLALLGSA, from the coding sequence ATGCCACCCCGCGCGACGCCGCCGCACGAGGAAATCGCCTCGCTCCGCCGCGAGATCGAGCACCACAATCGCCTCTATTACGGACACGACGCCCCCGAGCTCACCGACGCCGAGTACGACGCGCTCTTCCGCCGCCTCCAGGAGCTCGAAGCGGGGCATCCCGAGCTCCGGAGCGCCGACTCCCCGACCCAGCGCGTGGGCGCGACGCCGGCCGAGCGCTTCAAGCCGGTTCGGCACACCACTCCCATGCTCTCGCTCGCCAACGCCATGGCCGAGGAGGACGTGCGCGAGTTCGAAGGACGCGTCCGCCGCATCCTCGAGCTCGCCGACGACGCCGAGGTCGGCTACGTCGCCGAGCCGAAGCTCGACGGGCTCGCGATCGAGCTCGTCTACGAGCACGGCCGCCTGGTGGTCGGCTCGACGCGCGGCGACGGCACGACCGGCGAGGACGTGACGGTGAACCTGAAGACGATTCCGACCGTCCCGCATCGTTTGGAGCGCGCCTCCGCACAGGCGCCGAAGATCCCCGCACGGCTCGAGGTGCGCGGCGAGATCATCCTGCCCCGCGCCGGCTTCCAGAAGCTGAACGCCGAGCGGGCCGAGCGCGGCGAACCGATCTTCGCGAATCCGCGGAACGCCGCGGCGGGCTCGCTCCGCCAGCTCGACCCGGCGATCACCGCCAGCCGCCCGCTCGAGATCTTCTGTCACAGCGCCGGCGCGATCGACGGCGCGAGCTTCGCGACCCACTGGGACCTCCTCGGTGCTCTCGCGCAGTGGGGCCTCCAGACCAACCCCCTGAATCGCCGCTGTCCCGACCTCGCGACCGCGCTCAGTCAGTACGCCACGCTCGTCGCGACCCGCGACACCCTGCCCTACGAGATCGACGGCATGGTGTTGAAGGTCGATGACCTCCGGCGGCAGGAGATCCTCGGCCAGGTGTCGCGCTCGCCGCGCTGGGCGATCGCCTACAAGTTCAAGGCGCAGCAGGCCGAGACGCGCGTCCTCGACATCGTCGCGTCGGTCGGCCGGCTCGGCACCCTGACGCCGGTCGCCGAGCTCGAGCCGGTCGTGGTCGGCGGCGTCACCATCCGGAACGCCTCGCTCCACAACATGGACGAGATCGAGCGCAAGGACGTCCGCAAGGGCGACACCGTCGTGATCGAGCGCGCCGGCGACGTCATCCCGTACGTGGTGCGCGTCGTGAAGGAGCAACGCGTCGGACGGCCGCGGAAGTTCAAGATGCCGGTCACGTGCCCGGTCGCGGGCTGCGGCGGCCATGTCGTCCGCGAGGAGGGCGAGGCGGCGTACCGCTGCATCAACGCCGCCTGCCCCGCGCAGCTGAAATCGCGCCTCCGCCACTTCGCGTCGCGCGGCGCCATGGACATCGACGGGCTCGGCGAGAAGCTGGTGGACCAGCTCGTCGAGCAGGAGCTCGTGCGTGACTTCGCCGACCTCTACCGCATCGAGACGGCGACCTTCGCGGGTCTCGAGCGCATGGCGGAGAAGTCGGCGACGAACCTCACGAACGCGATCGCGGCGAGCACGCGGCCCGAGCTCGACCGCTTCCTCTACGCACTCGGGATCCGCCACGTCGGCGAGCACCTCGCGCGCGTCCTCGCCGGGCATTTCCGCGACGTGCGTGCCGTGCTGGCGGCCGACGAGGCGACGCTCCTCGAGGTGCAGGGCATCGGCCCCGAGGTGGCGAAGAGCGTCCGCGCCTTCGCCGACGACCCGAAGAACGCGGCGGTGGTCGCTCACCTGCTCGACGCCGGCGTCGTGCCTCGAGCGCCCGCGGCCCCGAGCGGCGCCCTCGCCGGCAAGACCTTCGTCCTCACCGGCGGCCTCGCGTCGCTGACGCGCGGCGAGGCCGAAAACCGCATCCTGCGCGCCGGCGGCCGCGTCTCCGGGAGCGTCGGCAAGACCACGAGCTATGTCGTCGCCGGCGCCGATCCCGGGTCGAAGCTCGCGAAGGCGAAGAAGCTCGACGTCCCGATCCTCGACGAGGCGGCGTTCCTGGCGCTCCTGGGCAGCGCCTGA
- a CDS encoding ferrous iron transport protein A: MRAGSLRSRRTRRNDGRPRARSGSEIERRSRPVYGRTVTLAHARPGERLIVEKVGGERSFRRRLLELGFVPGTPVELIGVAPLGDPLELLMRGCSLSIRRGEALWVSVRRAAGSAGGCCDAPAPEAAAPPCGSCGRQ, translated from the coding sequence ATGCGGGCAGGCAGTCTACGGTCGCGCCGTACGCGCCGCAACGACGGCCGCCCTCGCGCGCGGTCGGGGAGTGAAATTGAACGTCGGAGTCGACCTGTATACGGTCGTACCGTGACCCTCGCACACGCGCGTCCGGGTGAACGGCTGATCGTGGAGAAGGTGGGCGGCGAGCGCTCGTTTCGCCGCCGGCTCCTGGAACTCGGGTTCGTGCCGGGGACCCCGGTCGAGCTGATCGGGGTGGCGCCCCTCGGCGACCCCCTCGAGCTCCTCATGCGCGGGTGCAGCCTGTCGATCCGCCGCGGCGAGGCCCTCTGGGTCTCGGTGCGGCGGGCCGCCGGCTCCGCCGGAGGGTGCTGCGACGCCCCGGCACCGGAGGCGGCCGCGCCGCCGTGCGGGTCGTGCGGTCGGCAATGA
- the feoB gene encoding ferrous iron transport protein B gives MSGVGAVDRPGPGAAAHPPPGERHGAGRPLVVVVGNPNVGKTTLFNRLAGTSGRVGNYAGVTVERRPGTLRLGGAGEDVALLDLPGCYSLSARSAEEQIAINAVLGLAGNPTPTLALVVVDAGQLIRNLYLVLQLVELEVPLVIALNMIDEVEDEPPSAPAIARLFGVPVVSTSARQGDGLDELAARLRECVRRPPRGRVAIDYPPALRRDLATVVAALPPALRVSPGRDQALALWALTSVDEHDELRDVDPSVRAACLGVRRDAGARDLDDEVIATRYAFLDRHAPDLHARVDQHLRKRAASERIDRVLLHPVWGFAVFVLVMLVLFQALFSWANPAITLVEDATAWLQAQMAAHLPEGLVSDLLREGVVGGVGNVIVFLPQILLLFFFISLLEDSGYMARIAFLMDRIMKGLGLHGRAFVPMLSGFACAVPAILATRTMERQRDRLLTMMVIPLMTCSARLPVYTLIIAALFPPTVGWVPVQGLLMVAMYLFSILVTLVAAAVLGRTVIRGEHAPPILELPPYRLPDPRSTLRMMVERAGVFLREAGTMILVCTIVLWVLLSFPRPAAPPGGEPTEAARQQALAESYGGRLGRAIEPALAPLGFDWKIGVGIIGAFAAREVFVSTLGLVYGVGEQDDEALPLRQRIHAERRPDGRPVYTPLVGLSLMVFFALACQCMSTLSVTRRETRSWRWPAFMFLYMTALAWTASFVVYQGGRLLGL, from the coding sequence ATGAGCGGGGTCGGAGCGGTCGACCGTCCCGGCCCCGGTGCCGCGGCCCACCCGCCGCCGGGGGAGCGCCACGGCGCCGGCCGCCCGCTCGTGGTCGTCGTCGGCAATCCGAACGTCGGCAAGACCACGCTGTTCAACCGCCTTGCCGGCACGAGCGGCCGGGTCGGGAACTACGCCGGGGTCACGGTCGAGCGCCGTCCCGGGACGCTCCGGCTCGGGGGCGCCGGCGAGGACGTCGCGCTCCTCGATCTCCCGGGCTGCTACTCGCTCAGCGCGCGCTCGGCGGAGGAGCAGATCGCGATCAACGCGGTGCTCGGCCTCGCCGGCAATCCGACGCCGACGCTCGCGCTCGTGGTGGTCGACGCGGGCCAGCTCATCCGCAACCTCTACCTCGTGCTGCAGCTCGTCGAGCTCGAGGTGCCGCTCGTCATCGCCCTCAACATGATCGACGAGGTCGAGGACGAGCCGCCGTCGGCGCCGGCGATCGCGCGGCTCTTCGGGGTGCCGGTCGTCTCGACGAGCGCGCGTCAGGGCGACGGCCTCGATGAGTTGGCCGCGCGCCTGCGCGAGTGCGTCCGCCGTCCGCCGCGCGGGCGCGTGGCGATCGACTATCCGCCCGCGCTCCGGCGCGACCTCGCCACGGTGGTCGCGGCGCTGCCGCCTGCGCTCCGCGTGTCCCCGGGGCGCGATCAGGCGCTCGCGCTCTGGGCTCTCACCAGCGTCGACGAGCACGACGAGCTCCGCGACGTCGACCCGAGCGTGCGCGCGGCCTGCCTCGGCGTCCGGCGCGACGCCGGCGCGCGCGACCTCGACGACGAGGTGATCGCGACGCGCTACGCCTTCCTCGACCGGCACGCGCCCGACCTGCACGCGCGGGTCGATCAGCATCTCCGCAAGCGCGCGGCCTCTGAGCGCATCGACCGTGTGCTGTTGCATCCCGTGTGGGGGTTCGCGGTGTTCGTCCTGGTCATGCTCGTGCTCTTCCAGGCGCTCTTCTCCTGGGCGAATCCCGCCATCACGCTCGTCGAGGATGCGACCGCCTGGCTGCAGGCGCAGATGGCGGCGCATCTGCCGGAAGGGCTCGTGAGCGACCTCCTGCGCGAGGGCGTGGTGGGCGGCGTCGGCAACGTCATCGTCTTCCTGCCGCAGATCCTGCTCCTCTTCTTCTTCATCTCGCTCCTCGAGGATTCGGGCTACATGGCGCGGATCGCGTTCCTGATGGACCGCATCATGAAGGGGCTCGGGCTCCACGGCCGCGCTTTCGTGCCGATGCTCTCCGGATTCGCCTGCGCCGTGCCGGCGATCCTCGCCACCCGGACCATGGAGCGGCAGCGCGACCGCCTCCTCACGATGATGGTGATCCCGCTCATGACCTGCTCGGCGCGCCTGCCGGTCTATACGCTCATCATCGCCGCGCTCTTCCCGCCCACGGTCGGCTGGGTGCCCGTGCAGGGGCTGCTCATGGTGGCGATGTACCTCTTTTCGATCCTGGTGACGCTCGTCGCGGCGGCGGTGCTCGGGCGGACGGTGATCCGCGGGGAGCACGCGCCGCCGATCCTCGAGCTGCCGCCCTATCGGCTCCCCGATCCGCGCAGCACGCTCCGGATGATGGTCGAGCGCGCCGGCGTCTTTCTGCGCGAGGCCGGCACGATGATCCTCGTCTGCACGATCGTGCTGTGGGTGCTGCTCTCGTTTCCGCGTCCGGCGGCGCCGCCGGGCGGCGAGCCGACCGAGGCCGCACGCCAGCAGGCGCTCGCCGAGAGCTACGGCGGACGGCTCGGACGCGCGATCGAACCGGCGCTCGCGCCGCTCGGCTTCGACTGGAAGATCGGCGTCGGCATCATCGGTGCCTTCGCGGCGCGCGAGGTGTTCGTGTCGACGCTCGGTCTCGTCTACGGCGTCGGCGAGCAGGACGACGAGGCGCTCCCGCTGCGCCAGCGCATCCACGCGGAGCGGCGGCCGGACGGACGCCCGGTGTACACCCCGCTCGTCGGGCTCTCGCTCATGGTGTTCTTCGCGCTCGCCTGCCAGTGCATGAGCACGCTCTCCGTGACCCGCCGCGAGACCCGCAGCTGGCGCTGGCCCGCGTTCATGTTCCTCTACATGACCGCGCTCGCCTGGACGGCGAGCTTCGTCGTCTACCAGGGCGGCCGGCTGCTCGGGCTCTGA